The Penaeus monodon isolate SGIC_2016 chromosome 17, NSTDA_Pmon_1, whole genome shotgun sequence genome contains the following window.
cacacaaacacaaacacacacacacacacacgcacgcgtgcgagtgtgtacacacacacacaccacacatatatatatatatatatatatatatatattatatatacatatatatatgtatataatatatatatatatatatatattatatatatatatatatatattatatatatatatacatatatatatctatatatatatatatatatatattataaatatatataacacatatatgtataatatatgtatatatatataatatacatatatattatatatatattatatatatatatatatatatatataaaatatatatatatatatatattatattatattatatatatatatatatatatatatatatataggtacagacacacaaacacataaatataggGTGTCCCAAAAGTCACTAtacgcttttttttctatttcgttcaCATATCATTCGGAAAGGCGTTGGAGATCAGCATTTGACAGCATAGGCTTTGCAGCTTTTATAAACATATCATTCATTCCCTTAACCAATAATGCTGGAACAGTGTTGCAGAATTGCTCCCTGGCAAGACGTTTTCAGTCAGGGGGAGTCTTTTAAAAGGTTCATGGTCGTCATATAGCGGAAGCCTACTACTACCACGACTGATGAAAACACTGAATTCTTGGAGCATGCGTTCCCGCAGCTCAGCTTCAACAGAAGCTCGATTCAGCGGATGCTTCGAAGAGTGATAAAACTCTACACGTCCCAGATTTCAGGTTGTTCAAACGGTTCAAGTGGAAGATTATGATGCTCGTGTGGAAGTGCGCGAATCACACCTCCACCATTACCAAAGCGACCCCCAGTTCTTGGAAAACTTATATTCAGCAACGAGTCTATCTTCCATCTCTCTAGACGGGTAACATGTCACAATTGTTGAATTTGGGGTTAATCAAAGCCAGCAGAAATTCTCGAGCATGAACGAAACTCCCCGGAGCTGGGGGTTTGGTGTGCCCTGTTTAGCATTGGCTGATCGGACCATTTTTCTTCCGCAGTGCCTCTGGTAACACGGCCGCCGACACAAGGGAAAATTACCTGGAGATGCTAATGTCTTTTTAACATGACAGACCTCTCCCCACTTTGCCACGTTAGTGGGGCATTTCCTGAATATCAAGTTTCCTGACCAATGGATCGATCGCAGGGCTCCCCCTCACTTGAGTTTCCGCACTCCACTGACCTCACGCCTTGTGACTTTTTCTAGTGGAGCTATATCAAAAGCAAGATGTATGCCACTAAGCCCCCGTGACCTGTCACAGCTTGAGGAAAGCGTCCGCGCGGCCTGCAGCGAGGTCGGGGAAGAGATGCTGCAAAGCGTCAGCGAGGCTTGAGCCCGGAGGAGGCTGAAGGTTGTCTAAAATGGAGGCGCTCATGTGGAGGTATACAGCTAATCTTCAAGGCGTtggaacacactcacacacacacacacacacacacacacacacacacacacacacacacacacacacacacacacacacacacacatctctcttagTAGTATCCATATCAATATACGGatctattatctgtttatctatatttttatatgtacatgtatgcacggACATACCTGTGCATGCGTGTTCGTGCATGCTAGATATATACGTACAGGAAATTCAAAAAGATTTCCTGACCCTTGGTTGGAAGAATTACCAGGTAATTAGCTGGCAGAAATAAGTATCCCGCCCTTCCTGCAATTCTAATGGGGTAAGGGAGGCAGCAATCATCTCTCATTGCAGCTCCCACTCTCAAATGTTgcatgtgtgtttctatatatatatatatatatatatatatatatatataatatatatatatatatatatgtatacatacttatatatataatatatatatatacatacatatatatacatatatcatatatataatattatatatatcatattaatatatatatataatatataatatatatatatattgtatatagtattatatgttatatatatatatatatatatatatatataatatatatatatataatatatatatatataatatatataatcacatatataaacatatatatatatatatatataatatatatatatatattatatactatatatatatacttacaccatCACCCCACAACACCCATCACCACTACCTCAATCACCGACTATAAAATACCCCACAACTATCACTAAAACCATCCACAAATCACTACAAtacgatatactatatatataatatatatatatattattatatatatatatatatatatatatattaaagatactcacacacacgcatttatagaCACCAACGGACACACACTCAGAAAAAAACCTACCATGCACCAACAACGCACCCATATCACCAGCATCCCTAATgctcccttgacccccccccccacacaaaaaaaaaaaaaaaaaaaacctttccataTCCATGCGGTCAATCCACCAGCCACAGGAAaccctcccccgtctccttccccctccccacccctacccagcCCCtacctctcattcctctcccacGAAAACCTCCTTCCATCACCTGACGTAACGTCTTCTAATCTACTCGACGTTTCATTGAGAATTTACGCCTCCTGCAGCAACCTTCGGGGGTAAAGGGGCTCATCCCATAATAGGTTTGGATTCCGACGTGAGCCTTTGATGCAGTGATGAACCCTTATGGCATTAGCCGGGTTGTTTAAGTAATTATTAGCCTGGCAGTACGCAATGCTGGAAACTTGAGAATAATTCTAGAAATGGAGGAAGACTGCAGTGCAACGGCAGGGTGGCGAAGCATGCAAGTGAGGATTGCTAGTTGAGGGGATTTtgtagagaaaaatgaagaaagaaagaaaaggacagagtGCATGCTAAGTAATCGTATTTACTACAGCAAAAATATAGAAGACAATTTACTACATACTAAAGCATAACCACTACTTACTATTTTACGCACtacatgaaagaaataaagaaaaaaaagaaactttccaTGCATTATATTTCCATATTTCATACCCTctttagcatcatcatcaatttGATGCTCTTTCCGCCTTCCGCTGCCGACATCTTTGGTATTTCGGGCAACCTTTCACGCGTAATTAGTGTGTCAAATTAATCTTACAGTTATTCTTCGCCTCCGCTTAATGTCATGGTGAGAACTGCTTGACTTCAAAGCCTTTTATATCTTGTGGCTTAACTGCTGCATTTAGCTTATTTTTAGCATTTGGAGTCTGGTTTTATCAATGGAGGTGTTGTTAGTACCTGTTGAAtgtcattatcttatatttaagGGGATATTGTAATTCACTGTCAATGGCTGGTTCAAAAGTGTGCATCGAAACAGCTTAACGGAGGATTAAAAAAATCGCTGATATATGAGGATGGTTAAATAACTTGTTAGCAATGCAAAATGGAGCTTTACACGAGGGTCCAATTCAATAAGAACAGTTGCAAACCATTCTTATTCACGAATACCATATACCCATATGATCAGCGAGGAGGGATCAGCCTCACGCACACAACCTCAAGTTCCCATCCAAAGTGAAACGAAATTTAGCAGAAATCCTCCCCACGATTTTGGAGCCCCTTTAGATGGGGGCCACAACCTCCACACTCCCACGAGCCAGGGAGCCACAGACTCGCACGCCTCAGTCCACTCGCGCGGAAAATGCAACTCGTCCCCCTCGCCTGCGGTTTGGACTGTCGACACAAGCAAGGCCGTGGACTGAGGCTCCGTGTGACTGTCCCCCGAATGGCCCGCCTCCGTAATCACTCAGGGGGCACCGACGGTCACGCCAACGCACCCTTTTATTGTCAGGTGCGCTGGCTCTTTGATAACGAAGCTTAAGCTGGTTATTTAGCCCGGCCTGATCTTCGTTCTCACACGTCGTTGCGGATTTTTGCCCTTTGAGAAGAAAATCGCAGATTGTGGAATTATACAGTTGGACGggtccccccgccccttcctctctctctctccccaaccccctggCCCAAATCTCGTGTCAGTCAGACGCCCTCCCCCCGCAAACGCATGTCCCCCACCCATTTCGCCCGCGCAAGACGTGATTTAGGAACGAGTACGACCTCTGCCCTGACCGTGACTGAAGCTCATCAACATATGGCTACAGTTTAAAGAATGGTAGGAATTTTAAAGCTCGCAATATAAGTCTTGGCGCCGTCTTGCGGAGTGACTCGCAGCCCCCGTCGTGCCCTGACAGAATAAACGACGGCCAGGCCAAGAATATCCTTCCCTCACGCGCCGTAGCCTTAAGCCTTCATCGATCGCGTTCCGGACGACGGCGGGCCAGGAAGTCGCCTAAATCAGGCCTCACACATACGGCAGGGATCGCCATGAAGCATAAACACAGACATCGGAAATGCAGCATGAGCTTCCCTTCCAGGATTTCCTCGCTATTCTCGTCTCGTTGTCCTAagcattttatctctctctctctctctctcttctctctctctctctctctctctctctctctctctctctctctctctctcaaaaaaaaaaaaaaaaaaaaaaaaaaaagtacgtttCTTTCTCGGATAGTGAGTacctgtaataaagataatggaagtgataacgataatattgataggaATAATGCTCATATtgataaagacgatgatgatggcgataacaaaagcaaaaaccctGACTGGCAATGATTAGGACGGCGATAGCATGacgtcatgatgataatatagaataaaaaaataaataacagggaAAACAATTAGCTTAAGCTTAATCCTGGTGCATCACCCTTCGGTAGATGTCTGCCCCACCTTATGCCTACGCCTAGCAACCTTCCTTAGGCCTATTTTTCGTTGTGTTGTGTTTGATATCAAAATTTACAATTCTAACCATCCACTTATGTCCTtagtattatctctctctctctctctctttctcctctctctcctctctctctctctctctctctttctgtgcctgactgtctttctgtctgtctgacactcttcctttctctctctctctctctccccctctccctctctctctctctctcctctctttcaccctcccccctccccccctctctctctcctctctctctctctctctctctctctctcccctctctctctaacccaaCAGCAATCCGGGGTCAAGTCAACCACGAATACATACCTTTTCAGATTATACGCTGTTTGAAAACGCACGTCCGCAGAGAATCACGGAATTGAAGGAAaattctccgccccccccctcctccccccttttcgctATTTCTTTCCGGTTGGGATGATGGGCTggaatcaaattaaattttttgaaaggtAAGAAGCTGCACAACAACAGTAATCCTTTTTCATGACATTGAtgatcaagcacacacacacgtgcgtgagtgtgtgtgtgtgtgtgtgtgtgtgtgtgtgtgtgtgtgtgtgtgtgtgtgtgtgtgtgtgtgtgtgtgtgtgtgtgtgtgtgtgttgtgtgtgtgtgtgtggtgtgcgtgtgcgtgtgcgtgtgcgtgtgcgtgtgcgtgtgcgtgtgcgtgtacgtgtgcgctgtgcgtgtctctctgtgtctgcgtGCATATACTATTTTTCGCAAAAAATGTACATTTTCCATTCTCCTATCATGCCTATTTTGAAACCGTCGACGACAGACTCGCAGTTCCTTGTTTCCACCAGGTTCGCCATGAATGCGATATCGATTATTGGTGGACGCAAACCTTTTGTTGGTGAAGCTTCTATGTAGCATGATTTATGCACTGCTGTCTACGCGTTACAATACAGAGTACCTTAATTCGCTAGTGCAGAGAATACATCAAGTTGCAAGAGGCAAATTAAGTCGAATTGGTATTATCGAATAGAAAGAAATCTGATGGTCATGCATTTTTGTTCTCAAGGTACTGGGCGATGCAGCTatttgaaaagaaacaaaaaaaaacaaaaaaaaaaaaaaaaatacggataaCTATAGCCACCACTTGGTCATGATGCTCCGCCCCCTTTTCAGCTGATTGGCTACTTCGATCAGTacttcaaattatatttttttacagacaGGTTTAATGGAGATTACAATTACTACTTGTTTAGAAACATCGTTTGACCTACAGTAGTTGACGACAGTTCTCCtaaaccgaaaaaaatatatatggcgttATTTTTCTTCCATCTTCGTAATTAAGTTTTAGCGCCCCACAACACGCACGGTCAACACCCGtcttaaaacacacacaggaGTGGATTAAGACTATTTAGAATTAGTCCTAAGCGTTTTTAAAGGACAGAATCTGATACAGTCTTTTGTTGTCACATTACTGAACAATgtaaaactaaactaataaaggatatatataatatatatatatatctttttaattttttttccttactccaTTAACTGTGCCAGCCAATCAGCTGAGAGGGGGCGGAGCTTACTATAGTAGTAGTTAGAAAAAATTGGTTCCTTGATATCTTCACCAGTATTTTACAAGTGATAGAAATATTTATTAACTTATGTCAAGCAAACATTTTAGGTTCTGTTAACAACTGTGATCATagacacattttctctctctctctctctctctctctcctctctctctctctctcctctctctcctcctctcccctcccccccccccccccccctcccccccctctctcccctcctctctctctctctctctctctctctctctctctccctctctccctctccctctctgtctcgctccctctctgtctcgctccctctctctgtctgtctgtctgtctgtctgtctgtctgtctgtctgtctgtctgtctgtctgtctgttgttgtctgtctgtctgtctctctctctctctcgctttcaatatatattacacaaacgaAGCCAGAACGTGTACTTCTTATATTTACAGTGCAAAgcctttttattattaagaaaattCATGCTTGCTAAAATTACCTGACATATTCATTCAGACATCAAAGTGCAGACTATATGGGAAAATTGATCAAGAAGGCAGCATTAAAACATATGTGGTTGACAACAAGTACTATACTTGGACAACATAACAATCACAGTAAGGTAGGTGCCTTTTTAATATGAATACAATACAGTACTCTAGAACGAAGACAACATGGAGATAACTTGAAGACGTagaatgtattttttgtgttgtttctaTAAGACTCAAGGAGAGATACGAGTATACATCGTGGCTAAATGTAACTCTGATTTCATATCaggaattattttatatttacggAAGGAATTACCAGTaactacataattatacatactacagtacaaatatatatatgcacataaacatatatacatatatacaaacacacagatagaaacacacacacacacacgtgtgtgtatgcgtgtttgcacacacacagcgACAGCGCAGCCCCAGCCGCAGGTACTCACGATGGGCTCGAAGCCCTGGTAGCTCTTCTCGGCCTCGTCATCCGTCTCGTCCGGGTTCCACCGCAGCGACGTCATCAGCTTCGGGATGTCGCGGGAGAAGAAGTTGACGACGCGCCTCTTCGGCTGCCGcgccttcgaggaggagctgccGCGGCGCGCTCGAGCCCGCTGCTTCCTGTCGCCGTCGTCGCTGCCGTCGTCCGATTCCGCGACCCTGCTGCGCCGTCTTCCTCCTCCGACTTTCGGGAGGTCCTCCTTGTCCTCCCTGTCGCCCGTGTCCGAACGACGCCCATGCTGCGGCGTCCGCCTCTCGTCCCTGCCGGCCTTGACGTCGGGGGAGGCCTTGGCGGCGTTCTGGAAGCTTCGAAGCTTCGGAGGGCGCTTCGGGGTTCGGTCGGCGGCGGGCGCGGCGGCCTTGGCGGCGTTCTGGCGGTGCTGcgtgggaggtggggtggggtgggggggggggagaatgaggtcTGGGAAATGAGTGGTTCCACAACGAAAAGCGTTTTTGAACGTTTCAGTATTACATCTTCACGTAATTGTGACGCAATGCTGAAGCGTCGTTTGCATATTTTACGTTGCGGAATATTAGtgcttattcataccttttattacatttttaatcagAATTATCTAAGATGCGACGTTACTTCTTTTGCAAAGGATCAGGTTTACTGTTCTATAATTTGCATCAAATGGACTACAGGCGTTTATTTTCAGAAATGAAGGAGTATGGCATATTATCTGAAATACACGGAACGTGGAATTACTTACCTTCATTTTAAAGCCATTTTGTTGACAAAGTGAAGCGGGTTTTCCCCTTGTTACGTGTTATGGTCCAAACGTTCATGCTGCTTTTagataatgtatttataaatttgtaAGACAAATTTAGTTTTATCATTTAGTAAGTTTCCACGTTTACTACGCATAATTATCATGTTTATATTTTCTACATTTACTTTCTACAACAACAATTTCTGTAAGGGAATTGAATAACAGACAGGTTACTCAAACATCTACAAAattcacacaattttttttttaaaataaactataCATTTTCAGACAGCTATATTAGGTATCTCCTAAATTACACACATCTGAtctaatttacatattatacCATGCGGTTATACAAATGTAATTCCACACACGCTGGAAATCGTACACCATCATCATGCAGAACAACAGGGAATTTACGATACATAAAACCACGGTGTTTATTCCTTATGATATAATACAAAGTAGGATGTACATGCAAATTCGGTTAGGATTTCACACACTCAAAATaagttttataaaagaaaattacacaTATGAGCAAAGTCTATTACAGTTTTCAtctggtgtttttatttatttatttattttttcttctggtaATACAAAAGATTTAGCACCATTTTCTGTCAAGgaaatatataaacttacacactATGCTTAGGAAAATACACGATGTCAGAagatttatactattatcatgtcatttatacttttatatactgctatgtattatatactacatatttactTAATAATCTATGTTTTGATCTGAAAACGTCTACTCacctataaatagataaatttctaATATTTGATTGTCTACACACATCAAAACTACCAAATATCTATTTCTACGTTAAATATTTgccaagaataatataatatatatatatatatatatatatatatatatatatatatatatatatatatatatataaagctttcaATTCCTTATACCAAATCTTTTTCGATTATCTAACAAAACTTTATAAATCTACATTATAAGAAATCGCACATTAATTATTTCGTGATTATTTCTTCAGCAAAGACTACGCAACCGAACCTGAAAGCTTTGTTATTCACAAACAAAACTCCAAGGCAAGACTCTGGCCGTGGGGATAGGCCTCTCTGAGTTGAAATTTGCATAAGAGCAATTCACACTTCACTCCCCCTTTCATATATCATAATCCCTTACGTAAAATCTTTGGACATTAGGCGAAACGACAAATTGCATTTATAAAGGAGATGATATAACTCCCCACAATAACTCTTGCTTAAGGAGTATAATGTCTCCAAAACATATCCTAGATATAACACAGACAACCTTTAAAACCATTACATATTTCTCTTACAAACTACACCACATTTTTCATCGAAATCGCTACACGTGTTTCCTCAAGGCCTTTCAAACTATCCTACTTTATTGTTCCGTAAATAGTGCTGATTGTAGTGCAAATGTTTTTTACAGTTCAGTTAAACGTAGTATACGGAATCCCTTGTTGCTCTCAGAGGACTATGAAAACGTAAATAACTCCCTCTGGATTACGAAGTATTTATAGCAACAAGGGAAAATATATTAGCCCTTGTCGacgcaatattattattttttttataaatgtaatacataatacaattacTCCCTATGAAACAaatgaattaaatgaataaataaatagaaaaagaaatgaacaggtaaataaataaatatgcacatacacacacacaaaaaaaaaatatatatgtacatatatacatatatacatatatatatatatatatatatatatatatatatatatatatatatatatatatatatatatatatatatatatgcacatgcacacacacaacacacacacacacacacacacacacacacacacacacacacacacacacacacacacacacacacacaacacatacacacacacacacacactcacatatatatgtacatatatatatatatatatatatatatatatatatatatatataacatacacacacaccaatatatatatatatatatatatatatatatatatatatatatatatatatatatatatatatatatatatatatatgtgtgtgtgtgtgtgtgtgtgtgtgtgtgtgtgtgtgtgtgtgtgtgtgtgtgtgtgtgtgtgtgtatgtgtatatatatatcgatagatgaaattatatatatatatttatatatatatatatatatatatatatatatatatatatatatatataatgtgtgtgtgtatatatatatatatatatattatatatatatatatacatatatatacatatatatatatatatatatatatatatatatatatatatatatatatatatatacacacacacacacaccacccctctcctctctctctctctctctctctctctctctctctctctctctctctctctctctctctctctctctctctctctctctctatatattatatatatatatatatatatatgcatatatatatatatatatatatatatatatatatatatatatatatatatatatatatatatacacacatatatatatatataatatatatatatatatatatatatatatatatatatatatatatttacattacgataataataacgataattatgataatcgtaatgataataatgaaaatgacattaatgataataatgattatagcagtgataacaatgataataacaataataataaaacgataataataatggtcttaATAatctaatatggatgataatgttgataataataataataataataataataataataataattataataatattaataataataataataataataataacaacaacaacagcaacaataataaaaataataataataataataattctaatagcgttgatgatgataatgatagcaataatggttaataatgatgatgatgatggtactactactactactactactactactaataataataataaaaataatagtaatatagtagtagtaaaatagtgatgataataataataataataatagtaataataacaataataatgataacaataacaacaacaacaataataataataataataataataatacaataacaataatgataataataataataataataataatgataataataataataataataataataataataataatagcgagagTGAAAGTAAAGATAACtagaacaataagaacaataaaaccaatagtgataataaaacccCGATACTAATCAGGTAATTTAGTTTAATCACGTCAACATCATCGTATTTATGGGTTATTTAATGGAgcagttatatataatttcagaaaAATCGGACCATCATTTTAATGAGAGTTATACCACGTTTTATTCATTTGCTTTAAAGAAGAGCATTAATCATTTGCGCTTGTCATTAATCATTCAACACAGCTGAACCGAGGATATTAAGTTTGCCGTGCATAGTAACAAGAAGCATCTAGACTAAGggtatatatctctttttatggAGTGTTATTTATATCATCTGTATACGTAACTCATACGCGTAATCATACTAAAagtgatacaaataataacataatattcatGCACTGAGTATAACAATAAAACTCCAGAAAATTAGAATCCTCTTGGGCCTAACTCACCATCCCGTTGTTAAGCTACGCATAGCAACCACCGTTGCTATGGTAAACAAATGCGCAGAGTCATACTACAGTTACTGCGCCATCCACATaaacatattgatatattttattcgaACGTGATTTTCAGTCGTTACTTATCAGTGTAATgttagactattttttttttatcgttattgctcCTTTATCTTATTACATGAACTAGCATAAGTTATTTGTAAAGCAACGTGAGTATTCTAATTATGGGAGAGAGAAATGTGTCAGTTTACTATAGGCCTCAATTTAAGAAACACTTAAG
Protein-coding sequences here:
- the LOC119583361 gene encoding uncharacterized protein LOC119583361 — its product is MKHRQNAAKAAAPAADRTPKRPPKLRSFQNAAKASPDVKAGRDERRTPQHGRRSDTGDREDKEDLPKVGGGRRRSRVAESDDGSDDGDRKQRARARRGSSSSKARQPKRRVVNFFSRDIPKLMTSLRWNPDETDDEAEKSYQGFEPIKRREEQERRARRGDTDPRYEYIFQVLSACTGLAKHQVMDHVFEENLLEEVSKFLMPGQYNNMIWFYQESEETPDVSLVEDDVNEDKIIALRNLIRFNEMKNHFGFYDA